The window CGCTGCAGCAGCATCATGAGCCGATGCGGGTGATATTTCCCCTGCATGAGCTTGATGGCATAGGGTTCGCCCTGCTTGATGAAATTCAGGTCAGGATCGAGCGTTCGGCCCACGGCCTCGACCTGGGTCAGGGCCTTGATGCCGAGATAGAAGCTGCCCTTCATGCGGAGATGGTTGTTGCGCAGCATCTCCAGGAGCTTGTTGAGCACCACCTCCAGCCGGATCTCGCGGAGCGGTCGATTCAGGTGCGTGCCGCTGAACTCCTCCACGTCGTTTAGCATCTTCGCCGTGTTGGAGGCGAAACCCTCCTCGCTCATGTCGAGGATTGAACGCATGACCTGCTGGTGATTTTTCTCGGCGAGGCCCGCGATCAACTGCGCAATGCTGGTACGGAACGGCGGGGTAAAGGAGCCCATCATACCGTAATCCAGCAGGCCGATCGCACCGTCCTTCATCACGAGCATGTTTCCGGGATGCGGGTCTCCATGGAAAAAGCCAAACTCGAAGATCTGTTTGTAGATCAGCTCGGTGATGTTGCGGGCGAGCACCGATGGGTCGATGTCGTTCTTTTGGAGTCGCTTCTCATCGTACACGTTGACTCCCGCCAGGAAGTCCATCGTCAGCACGCGCGTGCTTGTCAGATCGCGGTAAATCTTCGGCACACGGATAGTCGGGTCGTCGGCAAATTGCTTCCCGAAGCGCTCGGCGTTGGAGGCTTCATGGCTGAAATCGAGTTCCTTCACCAGCGTGGAGGCAAACTCGGCTACCACCCCGACCGGATTCAGGCCGGAGATTTCGGGCACGTGCTTGTCCACGAATCGGGCGATGTCGTGGAGGATGGAGAGATCGAGCTCCACGACCTTTTGAATATCGGGACGCTGGACCTTGATGGCGACCTTCGTGCCATTCTCCTTCAAGGTGCCCGCATGCACCTGGGCAATGGAGGCGCTGCCAACGGGCTTGTCCTGAAAGGATGAGAAAACTTCGTCGATCGAGATATTGAGTTCGGACTCGATGATCTCCCTCGCCGTGGACGTGGCAAAGGGAGGCACCTGGGACTGGAGCTTGGTCAGTTCGACAAAATACTCATCGTCGACCAAGTCACGCCGCGAGCTGATGATCTGGCCGAATTTAATGAACGTCGGCCCCAGCTCCTCCAGCGCCATGCGCATGCGAACCGGGAGCGGTTTGGAGAGCACGCCATCCTCCCGCAGGGTGATGGTGGCATCCTCAAGACCGAGGACTCGCTGTAGGGCGACGAGCTTGAGGACGTCGGCAAACCCATATTTCCAAAGGATGCCGATAATCTCGCGATATCGCGGAAGGTTGTTGGCAAACTCGACCGCGCTTTTGAGTTGATCCAGGATCACCCCCTGCGAATAAACCGCCCGGGAGGTCTCGCCAAGCTCTTACTTGGCCTCGTTTGGACTCCCCTGCTCCAGGAATCGAACCCGCCTGTCGCCGCTCGGCAGCCGAATCGTCACCGTGAGCCCCTGCCCCGGCGCGCTTTCGATGATCACCTCGCCGCCATGCGCCCGCACGATGCGGCGCACGATCAGCAGGCCCAGACCGGAGCCGCTTTGCTTGGTCGTGAAGTACGGCTCGAAGACGCGAGTGATATTCTCGGGCGCAATCCCTCCCCCGCTGTCGGCAAAGGAAATAAACTGGTGCGTCTCATCCGCTCCGGACCGGATGCGCAGGATGCCGCCTGTTTTCATCGCCTGAAAGGCGTTGCGGATGATGTTGTAAAACGCCTGCTTGATCTGGTCGCGGTCCACACCCAGCGTCGGCAGCGAGCGATCCAGGTCCACCTCGACCAGAATGTCCCGATCCCGGATCTCCGCCTGCAGAAAGGAGACGGATTCCTCGACGATCGCGTTCAGGCTATCGGGCCTCAGGGTCAACGGCTGGGGTCGGATGGCGCGAAGGAATTGCGTGATGATGTGATCGAGGCGTTTCACCTCCTGCCGGGCGACGTTGATCGACTCCTCGAATTCGCCGCGCGAGCGCGAGGGCAGCTTGCGCAGCCGCCGCTCCATGAGCTGCAGGTGGATGTCGAGCGAGTTCAGCGGATTGCCGATCTCGTGGGCCACACCGGCGGCCAGCAGTGTGAGGGCGGAAAAGCGCTCGCTCTCGATGGTTTCCTGCGTCTCGCGCCGATACTGCGTGATGTCACGTAAGATGATGGCGTGTCCGACGACCTCATCGGGGCTGTCCTCGCTCATCAGGGGAACCGTGTAAAAATTCAGATGCCGGTTCTCGGGATAGAAAACCTCCAGATCGCGGCTAATGACTCCTCCGCCGGCGGAAAGCTGTTCGAAATCGAGTCCGCGTACGGCGTGGCCCAGCAGCTCGCCCAGGCTGGCCTCGACGCTGATGCCGAAGAATCCGGCGGCGGCGCGATTGAGGTAAATGATGCGCCCCGAGGGATCAGTCACGATCACACCCTCCAGGATGGCGTTGAAGATCGTCTCAAGAAACCCCTTCTCGCGAGCGATCTCGACGAGGTAGTTCTGTACATCGCCGGGCTGCACCAGCCGGATGCGCTCGATGAGTTTTTCCAGGAAGCCGCGTTTCATTTCGCCGCCCTCCACTGCACCGCCTGCTCATCGACGGCAAAGCGCACGAACCCACGCCCGCCCGGCTTCCCATTGCCGGAAGCACCGAAGCCGCCGAAAGGAAGAGTGGATGGCGAGAATGTCGTGGGCAGGTTCCAATACAGATTTCCCACCTCCAGCCGGTCGCCGATCTCGCGGAAACTCTCCTCCGTCGCGGTAAAGATCGAGGCGGTGAGGCCGAAGGGCACGCTGTCATGGAGGGCAACCAGTTCCTCGTCACCGTCAAAGGTCTGCAACGACACGATAGGGCAAAACATTTCCTGATCCGAAACCCCTGAGGCAAATTTCGCGACCGCTGGACGAACGTAATAGCCCGTATGCCCATTCATTTGAGGCAGGACCTCGCCGGGAACGATCCACTCGGCACGCTCGGCCAGGAAACCGGAGTAACGCTGAACGGAGCGCTCGGTCGCCAACGGCCCGAGCATGGTGGTTTCGTCGAGCGGATACCCGGGTTGATACCGCTGAAGCGAGGCTTTCAGGAGTTCGCAATAATCCTTCTCCACCTCGCGAGCCACCAAGACACGGCTGGACGCGTTGCATCGCTGGCCGGTTGTCAGGCACATTGCGTCGGCGGTGCATTCGGCGGCGAGCGCCAGGTCGGCGTCACTCAGGACGATAACGGCGTTCTTGCCACCCAACTCCAGTGCGACCGACTTGGAATAATCCTCGGCCAAGTCCCGAGCGAGCGCCTTGCCGACAGGCACGGAGCCGGTGAAGCACACCGAGCGCACCGCCGGATGCAGACATACCGCCTGCCCGATCGCGCCCCATCCTTGCACCAACTCAAATACGCCGGGCGGCAATGCGCTCTGCATTGCCTCTGCGTAAGCCGCCACGGTCGTCGCGACCAGCGGCGAGGGCTTGAAGAGCACGGTATTCCCTGCCACCAGATAAGCCATCGCGGCGCCGTGGCCGAGATGGATGGGAAAGTTAAACGGCGAGATCACAGCCGCCGGGCCGCGAGCGCGGTGCCGTACGACCGCCGGGTGCGGCCCCTTTTCCACCGCCTCCTCCCCGATGTAGCGGCGAGCGTCCTCAAAGGTGAGGTCAAACTTGGCAATGACTGCACCAAGCTCGATCCGGGCTTCGCGCAGCGGCTTGCCCATCTCCGTTGCGATCAGCACGGCAAGCTCCTCCTGCCGCGCCTTCACCGCCTCCTGCGCTCCCTTGAGAGCCGTGATCCGGTCGTCCAGACTGGCGCGCCTCCATTCCGGGAAGGCTTTGACAGCGCGGGAGACGGATGCCTCCACGTTGCCGGAATGCGCCTCGGGCAGAGAGACGGTCAGGTCTCCCGGGGATCGATTCGTCCAGACGGCCGGTTCGTTCATGCGTTGAGCAGGGTTTCGAGTTCGTTGACGCGACGTTCGAAGAGCGCCAGCGCGGCGTCGACCGGCGCGGGCGTGGACATATCCACCCCAGCCTCAGCGAGCGTCTCAATCGGGAACCGGCTGCCGCCGCTCTTGAGGAAGTTCAGATACTTCGAGGCGTCGCCCGTCGCAAGAACCTGCTCGGCCAGCGCCGCCGCCGCCGAGATGCCCGTGGCGTATTTATAGACGTAGAAAGCGCCGTAGAAATGCGGGATGCGCAGCCCTTCCAGGTTGAGCTCCTCATCGAGGGCAAAGTCGGGACCGAAATACGCCTCCAGCAATCCGCGATAGATCTTCTGGAACGTATCCAGAGTCAGTGCGTCGCCGCTCTCCTCGGTTTCGTGGATCGCCTTCTCAAACTCCGCAAACATCGTCTGCCGGTAGAGCGTGCCTCGGAGATCGTCGATCTGGCGGTTGAGGATATAGGCGCGCATGCGCGGGTCGTCCGTGGTCTTCAGGAGATGCTCGGTGAGGAGGATCTCGTTGAAGGTCGACGCCACCTCCGCGAGGAAGATCGGGTAGTGGTAATTCTGAAAGCTCTGCGCGCGCTGGGAGTACCAGGTGTGCATCGAGTGGCCGGCCTCATGGGCGAGCGTGTAGACATCGGAGAACACGTCGGCCTTGTAATTCATCATGATGTACGGCGGGCTCGTGTACGTGCCATAGCTGAAGGCTCCGCTCCGCTTGCCCTTGTTCTCGTACCGGTCGCACCAGCGACCATCGCGCAGGCCATGGCCGAGCACCTCGCGGTATTTGTCGCCGAGCGGCACGAGAGCGCTGAGCACCTTTTCCACCGCGCCGTCCCACGGCACCTCGGTGTGCACGTCGCCGACCATTGGCACGTAGGTGTCGTAGTGATGAATCTCGTCGAGACCCAGCACGCGCTTGCGCAGGGCAAAGTAGCGATAGAGCGGCTGGAGGTGATTGCGCACCGAGCCGATGAGATTGTCGTACACGCTCACCGGCACGTCGTCGTAGAAGAGCGCGCATTCGAGAGCCGACGGATAGTTGCGAGCGCGAGCGTAAAAGACATCCGCGCGCACGGAATTCGCCAGCGAGGAAGCCACCGTATACTGGTGGTCGCGGAACTCGGCGTAGAATTTGTGAAACGCCTCCTTGCGCACCGCCGGATCGCGATCCTGGAGGAACGAGGAAAACGAGCTTTGCGTCAGTTCCCGTTCCTGCCCCCGGCTATCCCGTAGCGAGCCGAATTTCATGTCGACATTGGTCAACTGAGAGAAGGTGTCGCGATGTCCGCGCGTCGCGGCGGAGCCGAGCGCAAGCAAGCGCTCCTCGGCGGCGGTGAGCGTGTGCGGCTTCAGTCGGCGCAACTTGCGCAGCGGGATCGTCCACTCCGCCAGCACCGGATCGGCAAGATATGCCTCGTAGGCCTCGTCGGAAAGCGCCTGGAGTTCAGGCTGGAAGAAGGAAAAGGCCTCCCCCACCCGTACGAGCAAACCATCGAGACGGGCTTCACGGGAGAGCGCGCCCGCATCTGAGCTATCCTCGGTGACCTTGAGCGCCGCATATTGGTTGAGCCGCTCGACGCGAAGATCGACCGTCTTTTCAAACTCAAGGGCTTCCCGAAGCTTCGAGGCTCCTTCCGCAAGCTTGCCTCGAAATTCCGCTGCCTTCGGGAACTCCGCTTGCAGTACGGCAAAATCCTTCTCCCATTCCTCGTCGCTCGTATAGAGCGGATTCAGGTCCCAGGTATCCTCGACTTTCACCTCCGAACGCAGGGGGGTGCGTTTACCGCCATCGCCTTCCGACAGAAACCGTGCTGACAACATCCTCCCATCATACCGAGCCTGCTCCAGCAAACAACTTGTTACAGCAGCCTGATTTTCGTTTTCGCACCGGGAGATAAAGATTACTCATCGCCCAAGCTCTCACGCCAAATCCATGGAACCGCTGTTGCAACGCCTGAACCGCTCAATCGATCGTTTTTTGGGGAAGCGAATCGGCAATGGCCTGCGCTTTGGAGGTCGCACGGGGATGAATACCGTTCACCTCTACAGCGAGATCGATGGCGAGCAACGTGCCGCTTCGTTCGCCTACTACGTCCTATTTTCCATCTTCCCGCTCTGCGCTCTGATCCTCACGACCGGATCGGCATTCTTCGGGACGACCGATGTGGTGGAGACGATCAAGGGCTTCCTGCCCATCAGCGCACAGGAGCAGAAATTCATCTGGGAAAATGTCCATCGCCTGGAACAGGCCCGCGGCGGGGTAAGCGCGATTTCGGTGGCGATCCTGCTTTGGAGCTCGCTACGCTTTTTCCAAGCCCTAGTCCGAGGTGTGAACCGGGCATGGCATACGGTGGAAATCCCATGGTGGCAGGTCCCGCTGAAGAACCTGCTAATGCTCCTCATCATCGGCAGTGCACTCTTCGTCGGTCTGTTGATTCCCGCCGTCCTGCAGGCCGTGAGAAACATCCTGATCGGTGCCGAGCAGTGGGTGCTCCATTATTATCCCCAGTTCAATCTCGGCCTCGCTTCCATGGCTCTGGATCTGTCCCGGTACCTGCTGGGAGGACTCGTGCTGTTTTACTGCTTCAGCCTCCTCTATATGCTGGCACCACGCCGCCGGGTGTACTTTCGCCAGGTCTGGCTGGCCGCGGTCATCGTGACGCTGGCGCTACAGGCATGCCAGATTGCCTTCGTGAACTATCTTCCGCACCTGCTGAATTACGGAATCTACGGTGCAGTCGGCGGTCTCATGCTGCTGCTTTTCTGGGTCTACATCTCCGGAATCGTCATCATTCTCGGCGGGTGTCTTTGTGTAGCTCTCGACAAGGAA of the Terrimicrobium sacchariphilum genome contains:
- a CDS encoding ABC1 kinase family protein, which encodes MILDQLKSAVEFANNLPRYREIIGILWKYGFADVLKLVALQRVLGLEDATITLREDGVLSKPLPVRMRMALEELGPTFIKFGQIISSRRDLVDDEYFVELTKLQSQVPPFATSTAREIIESELNISIDEVFSSFQDKPVGSASIAQVHAGTLKENGTKVAIKVQRPDIQKVVELDLSILHDIARFVDKHVPEISGLNPVGVVAEFASTLVKELDFSHEASNAERFGKQFADDPTIRVPKIYRDLTSTRVLTMDFLAGVNVYDEKRLQKNDIDPSVLARNITELIYKQIFEFGFFHGDPHPGNMLVMKDGAIGLLDYGMMGSFTPPFRTSIAQLIAGLAEKNHQQVMRSILDMSEEGFASNTAKMLNDVEEFSGTHLNRPLREIRLEVVLNKLLEMLRNNHLRMKGSFYLGIKALTQVEAVGRTLDPDLNFIKQGEPYAIKLMQGKYHPHRLMMLLQRWASEGLDFLDTFPGDFRNLYQQIKHGKVSIPLQHKIDPEGFEPLRKTLDSIANRLTNAILAASVLICSSILIHSGIPPKIGDVPVIGLAGLIWGFFMCLRMVLSIWKHGGL
- a CDS encoding two-component system sensor histidine kinase NtrB; this translates as MKRGFLEKLIERIRLVQPGDVQNYLVEIAREKGFLETIFNAILEGVIVTDPSGRIIYLNRAAAGFFGISVEASLGELLGHAVRGLDFEQLSAGGGVISRDLEVFYPENRHLNFYTVPLMSEDSPDEVVGHAIILRDITQYRRETQETIESERFSALTLLAAGVAHEIGNPLNSLDIHLQLMERRLRKLPSRSRGEFEESINVARQEVKRLDHIITQFLRAIRPQPLTLRPDSLNAIVEESVSFLQAEIRDRDILVEVDLDRSLPTLGVDRDQIKQAFYNIIRNAFQAMKTGGILRIRSGADETHQFISFADSGGGIAPENITRVFEPYFTTKQSGSGLGLLIVRRIVRAHGGEVIIESAPGQGLTVTIRLPSGDRRVRFLEQGSPNEAK
- a CDS encoding aldehyde dehydrogenase family protein; this translates as MNEPAVWTNRSPGDLTVSLPEAHSGNVEASVSRAVKAFPEWRRASLDDRITALKGAQEAVKARQEELAVLIATEMGKPLREARIELGAVIAKFDLTFEDARRYIGEEAVEKGPHPAVVRHRARGPAAVISPFNFPIHLGHGAAMAYLVAGNTVLFKPSPLVATTVAAYAEAMQSALPPGVFELVQGWGAIGQAVCLHPAVRSVCFTGSVPVGKALARDLAEDYSKSVALELGGKNAVIVLSDADLALAAECTADAMCLTTGQRCNASSRVLVAREVEKDYCELLKASLQRYQPGYPLDETTMLGPLATERSVQRYSGFLAERAEWIVPGEVLPQMNGHTGYYVRPAVAKFASGVSDQEMFCPIVSLQTFDGDEELVALHDSVPFGLTASIFTATEESFREIGDRLEVGNLYWNLPTTFSPSTLPFGGFGASGNGKPGGRGFVRFAVDEQAVQWRAAK
- the pepF gene encoding oligoendopeptidase F, producing the protein MLSARFLSEGDGGKRTPLRSEVKVEDTWDLNPLYTSDEEWEKDFAVLQAEFPKAAEFRGKLAEGASKLREALEFEKTVDLRVERLNQYAALKVTEDSSDAGALSREARLDGLLVRVGEAFSFFQPELQALSDEAYEAYLADPVLAEWTIPLRKLRRLKPHTLTAAEERLLALGSAATRGHRDTFSQLTNVDMKFGSLRDSRGQERELTQSSFSSFLQDRDPAVRKEAFHKFYAEFRDHQYTVASSLANSVRADVFYARARNYPSALECALFYDDVPVSVYDNLIGSVRNHLQPLYRYFALRKRVLGLDEIHHYDTYVPMVGDVHTEVPWDGAVEKVLSALVPLGDKYREVLGHGLRDGRWCDRYENKGKRSGAFSYGTYTSPPYIMMNYKADVFSDVYTLAHEAGHSMHTWYSQRAQSFQNYHYPIFLAEVASTFNEILLTEHLLKTTDDPRMRAYILNRQIDDLRGTLYRQTMFAEFEKAIHETEESGDALTLDTFQKIYRGLLEAYFGPDFALDEELNLEGLRIPHFYGAFYVYKYATGISAAAALAEQVLATGDASKYLNFLKSGGSRFPIETLAEAGVDMSTPAPVDAALALFERRVNELETLLNA
- a CDS encoding YihY/virulence factor BrkB family protein yields the protein MEPLLQRLNRSIDRFLGKRIGNGLRFGGRTGMNTVHLYSEIDGEQRAASFAYYVLFSIFPLCALILTTGSAFFGTTDVVETIKGFLPISAQEQKFIWENVHRLEQARGGVSAISVAILLWSSLRFFQALVRGVNRAWHTVEIPWWQVPLKNLLMLLIIGSALFVGLLIPAVLQAVRNILIGAEQWVLHYYPQFNLGLASMALDLSRYLLGGLVLFYCFSLLYMLAPRRRVYFRQVWLAAVIVTLALQACQIAFVNYLPHLLNYGIYGAVGGLMLLLFWVYISGIVIILGGCLCVALDKEWNGRVEVIPAS